DNA from Vitis vinifera cultivar Pinot Noir 40024 chromosome 19, ASM3070453v1:
AACACCAAAACACAAATTCATTCAAACATGTCTTTTCCTTTAGATTTAAAACATACCGGAGTCcattttgattttgttgaagATGTATGGATCTTCTAAAGGCTGTGGAGGGCACCATCTTTCTCAGTATTCTCCCTGATGGGAGTGGGAGAGAACGGGTACTGTTCTTTATTCAAAAGATGTAATTATCTGAAGAACAGACATTTAACCTTTatataccctcctgccttagggatTATACCCTTTGGGTTATTGGATCTCACGAGTCTTAGGCCGATCATCTAAGGCCTGTGAtggcattgggctctacacataaggTAGTCCATACTCTAAATCAATCagcaatcatatatatatatatatatatatggatagctAAATCCTGAACAATGGTTAATGATGTGGATCCACATTTATTCTAACAATATATACAGCAACTGCCTTTTTCATCGGAGAGGATGCCATTGTGGCAGCATCTTCAATTTCTAACACACTTGACAGTGAGGACAGCAGTCCATGAATATGAATCTTATGGATTCGCTTTCTTACTGAGTAGCTGCCGAAGATTACAGATTCTAACCATTGAAATAGTCCCTGGAAGAATATTCCCTGTGAGTATCCATCTCTGTGAATGATTGACAAAGAATTTCTTTCATGTTGAACTCATAAATAATAAtctggtgtttttttttctaggatTATGCGCCACCATCTGAGCTTCGAGGTAACAATGTATTCTGGAGGCAACAGGAACCGGTTTCCCCCTGTATGATAGAAACCCTAAGGATAGTGGAGATGAAGGGCGTTGGAGGGGAACCTAATGAACTGCTACTTGTAA
Protein-coding regions in this window:
- the LOC104877546 gene encoding uncharacterized protein LOC104877546, encoding MPLWQHLQFLTHLTVRTAVHEYESYGFAFLLSSCRRLQILTIEIVPGRIFPDYAPPSELRGNNVFWRQQEPVSPCMIETLRIVEMKGVGGEPNELLLVKYLLRHGHVMETLNIILKKQMGHGDADTESNSRSWAEMLQYYARASSGLQILIS